The Cupriavidus necator N-1 DNA window CAGGCAAGATCGTGCTGGATGCCACCAATGCCATTCCCCAGCGCGACGGCGCGATTGCCGAAGAAGCCCAGCGCAACGGCATTGGCATCACCACGGCGAAATACCTGCGCGGCGCACGTGTGGTGCGGGCGTTTAATTTCATGGGGGCGACCAACTTCGCCAGTGAACATCACCGGCCCGGCGGCCTGATTGCCGTGCCGATTGCCGGTGACGACCAGGTGGCGCTGCAGGTGGCGGCACAACTGGTTCGCGATGCGGGTTTCGAGCCGGTGATGGTGGGACCGCTGGCCAGCGCGGACAGGTTCGCGCCGGGCGGGCCGCTGTTCCGGCAGATTGGCACCGCCGAGGAATTTCGCAGGAAGATGAGCGGGAATTAGGGGCTAGTCCCGGTGCTCGCCGATGTGTTCACCTTTCGGGTCGCAGGGGAGGGCACTTAAGTGGCAAAAGAGGCGCTTTCAGGTTTTCCTCAAAAACGCTTGCAAGGCAGGCATCCAGGCATTAAGATTCGCCCCCTCGTTCGCAAGGCACCGCGCAACGGGGGTGGGAAAAGACTTGCAAGGATTAACTCGGTTCGAAAGAGCGAGCCTTCCAGAATAAAAGAATTTCTCGAAAATGATTGATTAATCGCAGAAAGTTCTTTATAGTCTCGTTTCTCCGCTGCAAACAAAACGCAGCGACGCAAACGGCAAAGCCGGATGCGGTGCTCGAAAGGGCGGGTTCTTTAACAACCAAACAACCGATAAGTGTGGGCGCTTGATAACGGATGCGGAAGACTTCGGTCTTTTAGCTTTACAAGTTATACAGTGCTCGCACAGCAAAACGTGACTGGATCTTCGGATCTGGTCAGTCAGTTTTCTGAGAGTGAGCGACCGCTCGAAAGAGCGAGGGAGCCGCGAGGCTTCCACACAGAGATTGAACTGAAGAGTTTGATCCTGGCTCAGATTGAACGCTGGCGGCATGCCTTACACATGCAAGTCGAACGGCAGCACGGGCTTCGGCCTGGTGGCGAGTGGCGAACGGGTGAGTAATACATCGGAACGTGCCCTGTAGTGGGGGATAACTAGTCGAAAGATTAGCTAATACCGCATACGACCTGAGGGTGAAAGCGGGGGACCGTAAGGCCTCGCGCTACAGGAGCGGCCGATGTCTGATTAGCTAGTTGGTGGGGTAAAAGCCTACCAAGGCGACGATCAGTAGCTGGTCTGAGAGGACGATCAGCCACACTGGGACTGAGACACGGCCCAGACTCCTACGGGAGGCAGCAGTGGGGAATTTTGGACAATGGGGGCAACCCTGATCCAGCAATGCCGCGTGTGTGAAGAAGGCCTTCGGGTTGTAAAGCACTTTTGTCCGGAAAGAAATGGCTCTGGTTAATACCCGGGGTCGATGACGGTACCGGAAGAATAAGCACCGGCTAACTACGTGCCAGCAGCCGCGGTAATACGTAGGGTGCGAGCGTTAATCGGAATTACTGGGCGTAAAGCGTGCGCAGGCGGTTTTGTAAGACAGGCGTGAAATCCCCGAGCTCAACTTGGGAATGGCGCTTGTGACTGCAAGGCTAGAGTATGTCAGAGGGGGGTAGAATTCCACGTGTAGCAGTGAAATGCGTAGAGATGTGGAGGAATACCGATGGCGAAGGCAGCCCCCTGGGACGTCACTGACGCTCATGCACGAAAGCGTGGGGAGCAAACAGGATTAGATACCCTGGTAGTCCACGCCCTAAACGATGTCAACTAGTTGTTGGGGATTCATTTCTTCAGTAACGTAGCTAACGCGTGAAGTTGACCGCCTGGGGAGTACGGTCGCAAGATTAAAACTCAAAGGAATTGACGGGGACCCGCACAAGCGGTGGATGATGTGGATTAATTCGATGCAACGCGAAAAACCTTACCTACCCTTGACATGCCACTAACGAAGCAGAGATGCATTAGGTGCCCGAAAGGGAAAGTGGACACAGGTGCTGCATGGCTGTCGTCAGCTCGTGTCGTGAGATGTTGGGTTAAGTCCCGCAACGAGCGCAACCCTTGTCTCTAGTTGCTACGAAAGGGCACTCTAGAGAGACTGCCGGTGACAAACCGGAGGAAGGTGGGGATGACGTCAAGTCCTCATGGCCCTTATGGGTAGGGCTTCACACGTCATACAATGGTGCGTACAGAGGGTTGCCAACCCGCGAGGGGGAGCTAATCCCAGAAAACGCATCGTAGTCCGGATCGTAGTCTGCAACTCGACTACGTGAAGCTGGAATCGCTAGTAATCGCGGATCAGCATGCCGCGGTGAATACGTTCCCGGGTCTTGTACACACCGCCCGTCACACCATGGGAGTGGGTTTTGCCAGAAGTAGTTAGCCTAACCGCAAGGAGGGCGATTACCACGGCAGGGTTCATGACTGGGGTGAAGTCGTAACAAGGTAGCCGTATCGGAAGGTGCGGCTGGATCACCTCCTTTCAGAGCGTGCATCCCAAGTCGAGCGTTCACACTTATCGGTTTGTTTGTGGTTAAGGCCAGGTGGCCAAATGAAAGCGCTTCGCGAGAGCGTTTTCATTTGGCATTGCCAAGCGATCTAACGATCGGCTGTTCTTTAAAAATATGGGATGTAGTAAAGGTGTCGCGAAGCGTTGATGAGACGCTGCAGTACAAAACGCGATACCGGGTTGTGATTGTATCAACCAAAATGTATTTAAGTGATCGAAAGATGACTTGGAATACGGCACAAATGCGAGAACTCATCCTGTAGCGACTGTTTCGAGCAATCGAGACACACTCGTTATAGGGTCAAGCGAACAAGTGCATGTGGTGGATGCCTTGGCGATCACAGGCGATGAAGGACGCGGTAGCCTGCGAAAAGCTTCGGGGAGCTGGCAAACAAGCTTTGATCCGGAGATGTCCGAATGGGGAAACCCGGCCCGTATGGGTCATCCCTGACTGAATACATAGGTCAGGGAAGCGAACGCGGCGAACTGAAACATCTAAGTAGCTGCAGGAACAGAAATCAACCGAGATTCCCAAAGTAGTGGCGAACGAAATGGGAAGAGCCTTGTACTCTTTAGCAGCATTGTTAGCAGAACGGGATGGAAAGCCCGGCCATAGCAGGTGATAGCCCTGTATGCGAAAACAGCGTTGTGGAACTAGGTGTACGACAAGTAGGGCGGGACACGTGAAATCCTGTCTGAAGATGGGGGGACCATCCTCCAAGGCTAAATACTCGTGATCGACCGATAGTGAACCAGTACCGTGAGGGAAAGGCGAAAAGAACCCCGGGAGGGGAGTGAAATAGATCCTGAAACCGCATGCATACAAACAGTCGGAGCCTCGTAAGGGGTGACGGCGTACCTTTTGTATAATGGGTCAGCGACTTACATTCAGTGGCAAGCTTAACCGATTAGGGAAGGCGTAGCGAAAGCGAGTCCGAACAGGGCGTTGAGTCGCTGGGTGTAGACCCGAAACCAGATGATCTATCCATGGCCAGGTTGAAGGTGCGGTAACACGTACTGGAGGACCGAACCCACTAACGTTGAAAAGTTAGGGGATGAGCTGTGGATAGGGGTGAAAGGCTAAACAAATCTGGAAATAGCTGGTTCTCTCCGAAAACTATTTAGGTAGTGCCTCGTGTCTCACCTTCGGGGGTAGAGCACTGTCATGGTTGGGGGGTCTATTGCTGATTACCCCGCCATAGCAAACTCCGAATACCGAAGAGTGCAATCACGGGAGACAGACATCGGGTGCTAACGTCCGGTGTCAAGAGGGAAACAACCCAGACCGCCAGCTAAGGTCCCCAAATATAGCTAAGTGGGAAACGAAGTGGGAAGGCTAAAACAGTCAGGAGGTTGGCTTAGAAGCAGCCACCCTTTAAAGAAAGCGTAATAGCTCACTGATCGAGTCGTCCTGCGCGGAAGATGTAACGGGGCTAAGCTATATACCGAAGCTGCGGACGCACAGTAATGTGCGTGGTAGGAGAGCGTTCCGTAAGCCTGTGAAGGTGTCTTGTAAAGGATGCTGGAGGTATCGGAAGTGCGAATGCTGACATGAGTAGCGATAAAGGGGGTGAAAGGCCCCCTCGCCGTAAGCCCAAGGTTTCCTACGCAACGTTCATCGGCGTAGGGTGAGTCGGCCCCTAAGGCGAGGCAGAGATGCGTAGCTGATGGGAAGCAGGTTAATATTCCTGCACCGTCGTATGATGCGATGGGGGGACGGATCGCGGAAGGTTGTCCGGGTGTTGGAAGTCCCGGTCCCTGCATTGGAGAAGGCGCTCAGGCAAATCCGGGCGCGGAATTCAAGGATGTGGGGCGAGCGGCCTAGTGCTGCGAAGCAATTGGAAGTGGTTCCAAGAAAAGCCTCTAAGCTTCAGTCATACGAGACCGTACCGCAAACCGACACAGGTGGGCGAGATGAGTATTCTAAGGCGCTTGAGAGAACTCGGGAGAAGGAACTCGGCAAATTGGTACCGTAACTTCGGGATAAGGTACGCCCTGGTAGCTTGACTGGCCTGCGCCAGAAGGGTGAAGGGGTTGCAATAAAATGGTGGCTGCGACTGTTTAATAAAAACACAGCACTCTGCAAACACGAAAGTGGACGTATAGGGTGTGACGCCTGCCCGGTGCCGGAAGATTAAATGATGGGGTGCAAGCTCTTGATTGAAGTCCCGGTAAACGGCGGCCGTAACTATAACGGTCCTAAGGTAGCGAAATTCCTTGTCGGGTAAGTTCCGACCTGCACGAATGGCGTAACGATGGCCACACTGTCTCCTCCCGAGACTCAGCGAAGTTGAAGTGTTTGTGATGATGCAATCTCCCCGCGGCTAGACGGAAAGACCCCATGAACCTTTACTGTAGCTTTGCATTGGACTTTGAACCGATCTGTGTAGGATAGGTGGGAGGCTTTGAAGCGTGGACGCTAGTTCACGTGGAGCCGTCCTTGAAATACCACCCTGGTTTGTTTGAGGTTCTAACCTTGACCCGTGAATCCGGGTCGGGGACAGTGCATGGTAGGCAGTTTGACTGGGGCGGTCTCCTCCCAAAGTGTAACGGAGGAGTTCGAAGGTACGCTTGGTACGGTCGGACATCGTACCTAAAGTGCAATGGCAAAAGCGTGCTTAACTGCGAGACCGACAAGTCGAGCAGGTGCGAAAGCAGGACATAGTGATCCGGTGGTTCTGAATGGAAGGGCCATCGCTCAACGGATAAAAGGTACTCTGGGGATAACAGGCTGATACCGCCCAAGAGTTCATATCGACGGCGGTGTTTGGCACCTCGATGTCGGCTCATCTCATCCTGGGGCTGTAGCCGGTCCCAAGGGTATGGCTGTTCGCCATTTAAAGAGGTACGTGAGCTGGGTTTAAAACGTCGTGAGACAGTTTGGTCCCTATCTGCCGTGGGCGTTGGAATCTTGACGGGGGCTGCTCCTAGTACGAGAGGACCGGAGTGGACGTACCGCTGGTGTACCTGTTGTCTCGCCAGAGGCATCGCAGGGTAGCTATGTACGGAAGAGATAACCGCTGAAAGCATCTAAGCGGGAAACTCGCCTGAAGATGAGGATTCCCTGGAGGCTTGACCTCCTTGAAGGGTCGTTCGAGACCAGGACGTTGATAGGCTGGGTGTGGAAGCGCAGTAATGCGTTAAGCTAACCAGTACTAATTGCCCGTAAGGCTTGATCCTATAACCAGTGTGTTTTGCCTGGTGTGTGATCGTGACTGTGCCGAAACAGTTGACACAAGACGCACAACCCCAACTACATCCCTATTCGCAGCGTTGACCTCAACCTCAGCGTTGCAACCCCTTATGCCTGGTGACCATAGCGAGCTGGAACCACCCCTTCCCATCCCGAACAGGTCCGTGAAACAGCTCCGCGCCGATGATAGTGCGGATACCCGTGTGAAAGTAGGTCATCGCCAGGCTCTTATTCCCAAAACCCCTCGACAGCGTGTGCTGCGAGGGGTTTTGTTTTTTTCCGGCTCGGAATCTTGCGGGCTCAGTAGTCCGCCAGCTTCTCGCCGTCGACTTCCAGGAGCTGGTCCAGGCGCAGGGTCTCGCCAGTCTTGAGCGTCAGATACTCGGCGCCGCCCCGGCTGTACACGTCGGCAATGGTCGCGGTGCGCTGCTGGAGCAAGCCATCGGCGTCGCGGTAGTGGATCTGCGTGGGCCTGCGCACGGTGGCGAGGTCTTCCAGGCGGTCGTGGAACTCGCAGCTGATCGGGCTGTACTGGGCGGCTGTGCTGGTCATGGCCATGTATCCGGTGTGCTGGTTCATTCGCTGTCTTTCACCGACTGGATCAGGTTGTTGCGCAGCGACGCAACCGCCTTCTGGATCCGGGCGAATTCGTCCGGGGCCAGGCCGGTCGCTCCGGCGAGGCTGGATTCCAGGCGCCGCTCGCGCAGCTTGCGGCCGGCCTTGGTCAGGCGCACGCGTACCTGGCGCTCGTCTTCGGGGTCGCGCTGCCGCTCCACATAGCCCATCGCCTCCAGCTTCTTCAGGATCGGCGTCAGGGTGTTCGATTCGAGAAACAGCTTCTCCCCCAGGCTGCCGACGGTCTGGTCGTCCTGCTCCCATAGCGCAACGATGGTGATGTATTGCGTATAGGTCAGCCCCAGTTGCTCAAGGATCGGTTTGTAGGCCTTGCCGAAGGCGAGGTTCGCGGAATAGACCGCGAAGCACAGGAAGTCTGAGAGCGTCGGGGTTGCGGCGGGCTTGTCGGTGGGTTTCATTTGCTGCCTCGTTGGCCAAAGACGGATGGATCGCAAGCGTCAATTATAGGTCGTGTGCGATTTGATCGCAGGTGCTATAACTTTCC harbors:
- a CDS encoding MarR family winged helix-turn-helix transcriptional regulator, whose product is MKPTDKPAATPTLSDFLCFAVYSANLAFGKAYKPILEQLGLTYTQYITIVALWEQDDQTVGSLGEKLFLESNTLTPILKKLEAMGYVERQRDPEDERQVRVRLTKAGRKLRERRLESSLAGATGLAPDEFARIQKAVASLRNNLIQSVKDSE